One window of the Trifolium pratense cultivar HEN17-A07 linkage group LG2, ARS_RC_1.1, whole genome shotgun sequence genome contains the following:
- the LOC123909177 gene encoding polygalacturonase inhibitor 1-like, giving the protein MATKLFLLMILLSHVESSFSEWCHPQDKMALLQIKKELNNPTILSSWKPNTDCCKMNWYGVTCFRSNNRVRDLIISNDNKLNAKFPLSIDNLPYLESLFFDHLPNLTGPIPIEPISKLLKLRTLTISSTGMSGPIPNFPAQMKHLYNLDLSSNYFSGTLPYSLYKLPKLGSIFFYNNSLTGSIPPSYGYFNNKNLPSLLLSHNQLSGKLPISLARLNTTVIELSHNKFEGDASMLFGSNKATREIYLSQNLFTFDLGKVELSKTMTTLDVSHNQIYGKLPVGIENILSLNVSYNNLCGKIPKGGNMHLFGVNSFCHNKCLCGSPLSNCK; this is encoded by the coding sequence ATGGCAACCAAGTTGTTTCTCCTAATGATATTGCTCTCCCATGTTGAATCTTCTTTCTCAGAATGGTGTCACCCACAAGACAAAATGGCCcttcttcaaataaaaaaagaactcAACAATCCAACCATTCTTTCCTCATGGAAACCAAACACTGATTGCTGCAAAATGAATTGGTACGGAGTCACTTGTTTTCGCTCAAATAACCGTGTCCGCGATTTAATTATTTCAAACGATAACAAGCTTAATGCTAAATTTCCACTTTCCATCGATAATTTACCTTATTTGGAGTCTCTGTTTTTCGATCATTTACCAAACCTCACCGGCCCAATACCtattgagcccatatccaaGCTACTCAAGCTCAGAACCCTCACAATTAGCTCGACCGGGATGTCGGGCCCAATACCCAACTTCCCAGCCCAAATGAAACACCTCTATAACTTGGATCTCTCATCCAACTATTTTTCAGGTACACTTCCGTATTCTCTATACAAATTGCCAAAGCTCGGATCAATATTCTTTTACAACAATTCGTTGACAGGTTCAATCCCTCCTTCATATGGTTACTTCAATAATAAAAACTTACCCTCTTTACTTCTCTCTCATAACCAACTTTCGGGGAAACTCCCAATTTCATTGGCCAGACTTAACACAACCGTAATCGAATTATCTCATAATAAGTTTGAAGGTGATGCTTCAATGCTTTTTGGCTCAAACAAAGCGACAAGGGAGATATATCTTTCTCAAAACTTGTTTACATTTGATCTTGGAAAAGTTGAATTGTCTAAGACCATGACAACATTGGATGTGAGCCACAATCAAATCTATGGGAAGCTTCCCGTGGGAATAGAAAATATATTGTCATTGAATGTGAGCTATAATAATTTGTGTGGTAAGATTCCAAAGGGTGGAAATATGCATCTCTTTGGTGTGAATTCTTTCTGCCATAACAAGTGCTTATGTGGATCTCCTCTTTCAAACTGCAAATGA
- the LOC123909765 gene encoding 3-dehydroquinate synthase homolog isoform X1 — MALLSQIGFAHFTPSSSSSFASSTSNTHFRNNPCSSMSSSSSSWTPFEDIDNKKSKKVWIWTKNKQVMTAAVERGWNTFIFSSNFSQLAYDWSSIAVISPLFASEKEILDVQNKRVATIFDVSTPEELERIRPEDEQAPNIVVNLLDWQVIPAENIIAAFQNSQKTVLAISDNTSEAQIFLEALEHGLDGIVLKVEDVEPILELKEYFDRRTEENNVLNLTKATVTNIQVAGMGDRVCVDLCSLMRPGEGLLIGSFARGLFLVHSECLESNYIASRPFRVNAGPVHAYIAVPGGRTCYLSELKSGKEVIVVDQQGRQRIVIVGRVKIESRPLILVEAKIDSDNQTISILLQNAETVALVCPLQGNNLLKTAFPVTSLKVGDEVLLRVQGGARHTGIEIQEFISGL; from the exons ATGGCTTTGCTGTCGCAAATTGGATTCGCACACTTCactccatcttcttcttcttcatttgcATCTTCTACTTCCAACACCCATTTCCGCAACAACCCTTGTTCTTcaatgtcttcttcttcttcttcttggaCACCATTTGAGgatattgataataaaaaatCCAAGAAAGTGTGGATATGGACAAAGAACAAACAAGTTATGACTGCAGCTGTTGAGAGAGGATGGAATACTTTCATTTTTTCATCAAACTTTTCTCAACTTGCCTATGATTGGTCAT CCATTGCAGTAATCTCTCCTCTTTTTGCTAGTGAGAAAGAGATTTTGGATGTACAGAATAAAAGGGTTGCGACAATTTTTGACGTGTCAACGCCAGAGGAACTAGAGCGAATCAGACCCGAGGATGAGCAAGCACCGAACATTGTAGTTAATTTACTGGATTGGCAG GTAATACctgcagaaaatataattgCTGCATTTCAAAACAGCCAAAAGACTGTGCTTGCGATCTCTGATAATACGTCCGAAGCTCAGATATTTCTTGAG GCACTTGAACACGGTTTAGATGGCATAGTTTTGAAAGTAGAAGATGTTGAGCCGATTCTTGAGCTAAAG GAATATTTCGACCGAAGAACAGAAGAAAACAATGTATTGAACTTGACTAAAGCCACTGTGACAAACATTCAAGTGGCTGGAATGGGAGATCGCGTTTGTGTTGATCTTTGCAGTCTCATGAGACCTGGTGAAGGACTTCTC ATTGGATCGTTTGCTAGAGGATTATTTCTTGTTCATTCGGAATGCTTGGAGTCAAATTACATTGCAAGCAGACCGTTTCGGGTGAATGCG GGACCAGTTCACGCCTACATCGCTGTTCCAGGAGGCAGAACATGCTACCTGTCAGAATTAAAATCAGGAAAAGAAGTGATTGTGGTTGATCAACAGGGTCGGCAAAGAATTGTGATTGTTGGGCGTGTAAAGATAGAAAGTAGACCACTAATCCTTGTGGAGGCAAAG ATAGACTCAGACAATCAAACAATCAGCATACTTTTGCAGAATGCAGAAACAGTTGCTTTAGTTTGTCCCCTACAAG GAAATAATCTGTTAAAAACAGCTTTTCCAGTGACATCACTAAAAGTTGGAGACGAAGTTCTATTACGTGTACAAGGAGGGGCTCGACATACCGGAATAGAGATTCAAGAATTTATA AGTGGTTTATGA
- the LOC123909765 gene encoding 3-dehydroquinate synthase homolog isoform X2: protein MALLSQIGFAHFTPSSSSSFASSTSNTHFRNNPCSSMSSSSSSWTPFEDIDNKKSKKVWIWTKNKQVMTAAVERGWNTFIFSSNFSQLAYDWSSIAVISPLFASEKEILDVQNKRVATIFDVSTPEELERIRPEDEQAPNIVVNLLDWQVIPAENIIAAFQNSQKTVLAISDNTSEAQIFLEALEHGLDGIVLKVEDVEPILELKEYFDRRTEENNVLNLTKATVTNIQVAGMGDRVCVDLCSLMRPGEGLLIGSFARGLFLVHSECLESNYIASRPFRVNAGPVHAYIAVPGGRTCYLSELKSGKEVIVVDQQGRQRIVIVGRVKIESRPLILVEAKIDSDNQTISILLQNAETVALVCPLQGNNLLKTAFPVTSLKVGDEVLLRVQGGARHTGIEIQEFIVEK from the exons ATGGCTTTGCTGTCGCAAATTGGATTCGCACACTTCactccatcttcttcttcttcatttgcATCTTCTACTTCCAACACCCATTTCCGCAACAACCCTTGTTCTTcaatgtcttcttcttcttcttcttggaCACCATTTGAGgatattgataataaaaaatCCAAGAAAGTGTGGATATGGACAAAGAACAAACAAGTTATGACTGCAGCTGTTGAGAGAGGATGGAATACTTTCATTTTTTCATCAAACTTTTCTCAACTTGCCTATGATTGGTCAT CCATTGCAGTAATCTCTCCTCTTTTTGCTAGTGAGAAAGAGATTTTGGATGTACAGAATAAAAGGGTTGCGACAATTTTTGACGTGTCAACGCCAGAGGAACTAGAGCGAATCAGACCCGAGGATGAGCAAGCACCGAACATTGTAGTTAATTTACTGGATTGGCAG GTAATACctgcagaaaatataattgCTGCATTTCAAAACAGCCAAAAGACTGTGCTTGCGATCTCTGATAATACGTCCGAAGCTCAGATATTTCTTGAG GCACTTGAACACGGTTTAGATGGCATAGTTTTGAAAGTAGAAGATGTTGAGCCGATTCTTGAGCTAAAG GAATATTTCGACCGAAGAACAGAAGAAAACAATGTATTGAACTTGACTAAAGCCACTGTGACAAACATTCAAGTGGCTGGAATGGGAGATCGCGTTTGTGTTGATCTTTGCAGTCTCATGAGACCTGGTGAAGGACTTCTC ATTGGATCGTTTGCTAGAGGATTATTTCTTGTTCATTCGGAATGCTTGGAGTCAAATTACATTGCAAGCAGACCGTTTCGGGTGAATGCG GGACCAGTTCACGCCTACATCGCTGTTCCAGGAGGCAGAACATGCTACCTGTCAGAATTAAAATCAGGAAAAGAAGTGATTGTGGTTGATCAACAGGGTCGGCAAAGAATTGTGATTGTTGGGCGTGTAAAGATAGAAAGTAGACCACTAATCCTTGTGGAGGCAAAG ATAGACTCAGACAATCAAACAATCAGCATACTTTTGCAGAATGCAGAAACAGTTGCTTTAGTTTGTCCCCTACAAG GAAATAATCTGTTAAAAACAGCTTTTCCAGTGACATCACTAAAAGTTGGAGACGAAGTTCTATTACGTGTACAAGGAGGGGCTCGACATACCGGAATAGAGATTCAAGAATTTATAGTTGAGAAATGA
- the LOC123908487 gene encoding galactose mutarotase-like, which translates to MIKIFMLLCLLFLATSEFVNGSIKKEKNHDDIKLFELKKGDLTLKVTNWGATLVSLVLPDKNGKLGDIVLGYDTPTAYTNDTSYFGATVGRVANRIGGAQFTLNGTHYKLIANEGNNTLHGGTRGFSDVLWKVEKYVKEGDKPLIKFSYHSLDGEEGFPGDLKVTVSYILGKNSLAILMQAKALNKPTPVNLVNHAYWNLGNHNSGNILDEVVQIFGSKFTPIDNNLIPTGKFSSVKGTPYDFLKPQIVGTRINQLPKTNGYDINYVLNKGKLGNKEELKVAAIVFDKKSGRVMKLSTNAPGLQFYTANFVKNEKGKGGFVYQPRSALCLESQAFPDSVNHPNFPSTIVTKEKPYKHVMLLKFSTKVPHAFSQF; encoded by the exons ATGATAAAGATATTTATGCTACTATGTCTTCTCTTCTTAGCTACTTCTGAATTTGTTAATGGTTCAATTAAGAAGGAGAAGAATCATGATGATATTAAGTTGTTTGAGCTCAAGAAAGGTGATCTTACTTTGAAGGTCACAAATTGGGGTGCTACACTTGTATCACTAGTCCTTCCTGACAAGAATG GAAAGTTGGGTGATATTGTTCTTGGATATGATACTCCTACGGCATATACT AACGATACATCATACTTTGGAGCTACCGTTGGCAGGGTTGCTAACAGAATTGGTGGAGCTCAGTTTACTCTAAATGGAACCCATTACAAATTAATTGCTAATGAAGGAAACAACACTCTTCATG gTGGAACTAGAGGATTCAGCGATGTTCTTTGGAAAGTGGAAAAGTATGTAAAAGAAGGCGACAAACCTTTAATCAAATTCAGTTACCACAGTTTAGATGGTGAAGAAG GATTTCCTGGTGACCTGAAAGTAACTGTGAGCTACATTTTAGGAAAAAACTCTCTAGCCATACTTATGCAAGCAAAAGCTTTAAACAAACCTACACCTGTTAATTTAGTTAACCATGCTTATTGGAATCTAGGAAACCACAATAGTGGTAACATTTTAGATGAAGTGGTTCAGatttttggatcaaaattcACACCAATTGACAACAATCTCATTCCAACTGGAAAATTTTCATCAGTCAAAGGAACACCATATGATTTCCTAAAACCACAAATTGTTGGTACAAGAATTAACCAATTACCAAAAACTAATGGTTATGACATTAATTATGTGCTTAATAAAGGAAAATTAGGTAACAAAGAAGAATTAAAGGTTGCGGCTATTGTGTTCGATAAGAAATCAGGGAGAGTTATGAAGCTTAGTACTAATGCTCCTGGATTGCAATTTTATACTGCTAATTTTGTAAAGAATGAGAAGGGAAAAGGTGGATTTGTTTATCAACCACGCAGCGCGCTTTGTTTGGAGAGTCAAGCTTTTCCAGATTCTGTTAATCATCCTAATTTTCCTTCTACTATTGTTACAAAAGAAAAGCCTTATAAGCATGTTATGTTGTTGAAGTTTTCTACCAAAGTTCCTCATGCTTTTTCACAGTTCTAG